From the genome of Argentina anserina chromosome 4, drPotAnse1.1, whole genome shotgun sequence, one region includes:
- the LOC126790430 gene encoding uncharacterized protein LOC126790430 — protein sequence MALQKFPCGDAPSVNMKPLSFLSKVHGNNLQEDVDTSHAREHDLDVDLREVYFLIMHFLSAGPCRKTCAQFWNELLEHQILPRRYHAWYSRKGLHSGDGHDDGQSFPLNYDMLVPRYPHIEQDHLVKLLKQMILSTAPPPRGMSGRNAPNAADVPTLLGTGTFSLLSYDKQENNEMNRPAAYMRWPHIKANQVHGLGLREIGGGFTRHHRAPSVRAASYAIAKPSTMFQKMKNTKRIRGHRNAVYCAIFDRSGRYVITGSDDRLVKIWLIETAFCLASCRGHEGDITDLAVSSNNTLVASASNDCIIRVWRLPDGLPISVLRGHTGAVTAIAFNPRPGSMYHLLSSSDDGTCRIWDARNSQLTPRIYIPKPSDTITGRNSGPSSSTVQNHQIFCCAFNANGTVFVTGSSDTLARVWSASKPGSDESDLPNYEIDVLSGHENDVNYVQFSGCAVVSRFMATDTSKEENVPKFKNSWFNHDNIVTCSRDGSAIIWIPKSRRSHGKAGRWTRAYHLKVPPPPMPPQPPQGGPRQRILPTPRGVNMISWSLDNRFVLAAIMDCRICVWNASDGSLVHSLTGHTDSTYVLDVHPFNPRLAMSAGYDGKTIVWDIWEGIPIRIHQTSQFRLVDGKFSPDGTSIILSDDVGQLYILDSGQGESHNDAKYDQFFLGDYRPIIQDSFGNVLDQETQLPAYRRNMQDLLCDSGMIPYPEPYQNAYQKRRLGALGSEWRPSSLRLAVGPDFSLDPDFQMLPLANLDMLLAEPLPEFVDAMDWEPENEMQSDDADSEYNITEDYSTGGEQGSLSSNPSIDPECSAEDSDEDAQLDGLRRSRRKKLKADVEVMTSSGRCVKRRNLDECDDHSFRSNRTRKSGHGRKTSKKKCSTSKSLRPQRLAARNALTLFSKITGRHTEGEDEDGSEGEISGSESTLQDFNIESDGSNRENDQNMKGKQVLLDESVDAVKSHEHPELHRNAGSRGRLVLKLPRWPSNTNTTRLDTEGTLWKCEDPALVDQSCSHNVSEANENHMSCQDLRTSPGHDCSMLERTVGGQSYKVESYLNLTENYKVGSIRWGGSRARTSKRLRVGEPTSLDAFASTSVAVVGHSGKDYTESEKDYRKRSPQLEGQRNGDMMDGVVMTNGGTIGTSTAEGFNGEAEANENSGFSECKDHDQSPKSVHMAPWDASASSLLDKDGSVLSSEQNEKLTPVSTKLRVRKILTGPESPREWEMSSVVENLANGSCSTLPESLPSIDHNSEDNGTLKFNSDQRCSGPRESDTQIESVESLPNRNKMFSSVYRRVKSHRGRSNIEGESRKKGEGSSQISNIGNQNLIAAVDCRDDSIDGTRQTRSMGLKTSTCDPSTDHDLRSNQRQEPRYTFSGAQNNMAHKYQLRNEEQGSSSRTVVGLRSTRNRRSYYDHDMDPVDKKKSHQSTRKGTWLMLAAHEESSRYIPQLGDEVVYLRQGHQEYFDLGSLREDPPWAFIEERIRAVEFCKVQDLEYSLLPGSGDSCCKLTLEFVDPSSEVYCKSFKMTLPEVTGFPDFIVEKTRYVAAIEKKWSCRDKCKVWWKNDGDDDGSWWDGRIVQIQPKAPEFPDSPWEMCTVLYKTVPKETQLHSPWELFDNGIEWVQPQIDNKSKNKLHSALAKLEKSASSRQDSLGINKLKQLQEKPKFTNWCAVPVSLDLIQSRLENDYYRSLEALKHDFKVMLLNAQAYVESHVESSGKTKRTADKEFLEKLQCLSGWFTETISSL from the exons ATGGCTCTTCAAAAGTTTCCTTGTGGTGATGCACCTTCTGTTAATATGAAACCCTTGAGCTTTCTCAGTAAGGTGCATGGCAACAATCTACAGGAGGATGTAGACACAAGTCATGCCAGGGAACATGATTTGGATGTTGACCTCAGAGAAGTGTATTTCCTCATTATGCACTTTCTTTCAGCTGGACCATGCCGTAAAACTTGTGCACAGTTCTGGAACGAACTCCTAGAACATCAAATTTTACCTAGAAGATATCACGCATGGTATTCAAGGAAAGGGTTGCATAGTGGGGATGGACATGATGATGGGCAATCATTTCCTTTGAATTACGATATGTTAGTACCAAG GTATCCTCACATTGAGCAGGATCACTTGGTAAAGCTGTTGAAGCAAATGATTCTGAGTACAGCCCCGCCACCGAGGGGTATGAGTGGTAGAAATGCCCCTAATGCAGCTGATGTACCTACTCTCTTGGGAACGGGCACATTTTCACTTCTGAGCT ATGATAAGCAGGAAAATAACGAAATGAACCGGCCTGCTGCTTACATGCGTTGGCCTCACATTAAAGCTAATCAGGTGCACGGGCTAGGTTTGAGGGAAATTGGGGGAGGTTTCACCAGACATCACCGTGCACCATCTGTTCGTGCTGCATCCTATGCCATTGCGAAACCATCAACTATGTTTCAGAAGATGAAAAACACCAAGAGGATAAGGGGTCATAGAAACGCTGTCTACTGTG CAATATTTGATCGCTCAGGTAGATATGTTATTACTGGTTCAGATGATCGCCTGGTAAAGATCTGGTTGATAGAAACTGCATTTTGCTTGGCCAGCTGCCGTGGACATGAA GGAGACATCACTGATTTAGCTGTGAGTTCTAACAATACTTTGGTGGCATCCGCTTCAAATGACTGTATCATACGAGTT TGGCGCTTGCCAGATGGGCTTCCAATATCGGTGTTGCGAGGACACACTGGAGCTGTGACCGCAATTGCATTTAATCCGAGGCCAGGCTCTATGTACCACCTTCTATC TTCCTCTGATGATGGCACTTGTAGGATATGGGATGCCAGAAATTCTCAACTGACTCCGAGAATATACATTCCAAAACCTTCAGATACTATAACTG GGAGAAACAGTGGTCCATCCTCAAGCACCGTACAGAACCATCAAATCTTCTGTTGTGCATTTAATGCTAATGGAACAGTCTTTGTAACTGGTAGCTCAGACACCCTTGCCAGG GTGTGGAGTGCTTCCAAACCAGGCTCAGATGAGTCAGACCTACCGAATTATGAGATTGATGTGTTATCTGGACATGAGAATGATGTCAATTACGTACAGTTTAG TGGCTGTGCTGTAGTATCTAGATTTATGGCAACTGACACCTCGAAGGAAGAGAATGTtccaaaatttaaaaattcgTG GTTCAATCATGACAATATAGTTACTTGCTCTCGTGATGGGAGCGCGATTATCTGGATTCCCAAATCTCGGAGGTCACAC GGAAAAGCTGGTCGTTGGACACGAGCTTATCATCTGAAAGTTCCACCTCCACCAATGCCTCCTCAACCCCCACAAGGAGGCCCCCGCCAGAGAATTCTTCCAACTCCTCGTGGTGTTAATATGATTAGCTGGAGTCTTGACAATCGCTTTGTTCTTGCTGCTATCATGG ATTGCAGAATATGTGTATGGAATGCTTCTGATGGCAGCTTGGTGCATTCTTTGACTGGTCACACTGACTCT ACATATGTTCTGGATGTTCACCCTTTCAACCCCAGATTGGCAATGAGTGCTGGCTATGACGGAAAGACAATTGTCTGGGAT ATATGGGAGGGCATACCTATCCGTATACATCAAACTTCTCAATTCAGATTGGTTGACGGAAAGTTTTCGCC GGACGGAACGTCAATTATACTATCTGATGATGTTGGccaactttatatattagaCAGTGGCCAAGGGGAGTCCCACAATGATGCAAAATATGATCAG TTCTTTCTTGGTGATTATCGCCCCATCATTCAAGATAGCTTTGGAAATGTTCTTGACCAG GAAACTCAGCTTCCAGCATACCGACGGAATATGCAGGATCTACTTTGTGATTCAG GCATGATACCATACCCGGAACCCTATCAGAATGCTTACCAGAAGAGACGGTTAGGAGCTCTGGGTTCTGAGTGGCGTCCTTCCTCGTTAAGACTTGCTGTTGGGCCTGACTTCAGTTTAGATCCAGATTTTCAAATGCTACCTTTGGCAAACTTGGATATGTTATTGGCCGAGCCGCTACCCGAGTTTGTAGACGCCATGGATTGGGAGCCAGAGAATGAAATGCAAAGTGATGATGCTGATTCAGAGTACAATATTACTGAAGATTATTCTACTGGAGGGGAGCAAGGAAGTTTAAGTTCAAACCCTTCGATTGATCCAGAGTGCAGTGCAGAAGATAGTGACGAGGATGCTCAACTGGATGGACTACGAAGATCAAGAAGGAAAAAACTAAAGGCTGAT GTTGAAGTCATGACGTCCTCTGGAAGGTGTGTCAAAAGGAGGAACCTGGATGAGTGTGATGACCACTCATTCAGAAGTAATAGAACAAGGAAATCGGGTCATGGCCGGAAAACTTCAAAAAAGAAATGCTCCACGTCGAAGTCATTGAGACCTCAAAGACTTGCTGCACGCAATGCCCTTACACTATTTTCTAAGATAACTGGACGGCATACAgaaggagaagatgaagatggatCGGAAGGAGAAATTTCAGGAAGTGAATCCACGCTGCAAGATTTTAATATTGAGAGTGATGGATCCAATAGagaaaatgaccaaaatatgAAAGGAAAACAGGTTTTACTTGATGAATCTGTGGACGCGGTCAAATCTCATGAACATCCTGAACTTCATAGGAATGCTGGGAGCAGGGGGAGATTGGTGCTTAAGCTTCCAAGATGGCCGTCAAATACAAATACAACACGTTTGGATACAGAAGGCACGTTATGGAAGTGCGAAGATCCAGCTTTGGTTGATCAGTCTTGCAGTCACAATGTTAGTGAAGCAAATGAGAATCATATGAGCTGTCAGGATCTGAGGACCTCTCCTGGTCATGATTGCAGCATGTTGGAAAGAACAGTGGGTGGGCAATCATACAAAGTTGAATCTTATTTGAACTTGACTGAGAATTACAAAGTTGGTAGTATAAGATGGGGAGGGTCAAGAGCTCGAACATCAAAGAGGCTGAGAGTGGGAGAACCCACATCATTGGATGCGTTTGCCAGTACCAGTGTAGCTGTTGTTGGTCATAGTGGAAAAGATTACACAGAATCTGAAAAGGACTATCGAAAAAGGTCCCCTCAATTGGAAGGCCAAAGGAATGGGGATATGATGGATGGAGTGGTTATGACAAATGGGGGAACTATTGGGACTAGTACTGCTGAGGGCTTTAATGGTGAAGCTGAGGCTAATGAGAACTCTGGTTTTAGTGAATGCAAGGATCATGACCAATCACCTAAATCTGTTCATATGGCTCCTTGGGATGCAAGTGCATCCTCTTTGCTCGACAAGGATGGGAGTGTTCTCTCTTCTGAACAAAATGAGAAGCTCACACCAGTCTCAACGAAATTAAGGGTGCGGAAGATATTGACGGGCCCTGAAAGTCCTCGTGAATGGGAAATGAGCTCTGTAGTAGAAAATCTGGCAAACGGTAGTTGTAGCACGTTGCCTGAAAGCCTTCCATCAATAGATCACAATTCAGAGGATAATGGCACCCTTAAATTTAACTCAGATCAAAGATGCAGCGGCCCGCGAGAATCAGACACTCAAATTGAGTCGGTTGAGTCCCTTCCaaatagaaacaaaatgtTTAGTTCTGTTTATAGGAGGGTGAAATCACATAGGGGTCGGAGTAATATTGAAGGTGAAAGTAGAAAGAAGGGAGAAGGCTCCTCACAAATTTCCAACATTGGCAACCAAAATCTCATTGCTGCAGTGGACTGCCGTGACGATTCAATTGATGGAACTCGTCAAACACGGTCCATGGGGTTGAAAACATCTACATGTGATCCAAGTACTGATCATGATCTCAGGTCAAATCAACGCCAGGAGCCTAGGTATACATTCAGTGGTGCCCAGAACAACATGGCACACAAGTACCAGCTTCGGAATGAAGAACAGGGATCAAGTTCAAGGACAGTAGTTGGGTTGAGATCTACTAGAAACAGAAGAAGTTATTATGATCATGACATGGATCCAGtagataaaaaaaagtcacatcaATCAACGAGGAAAGGAACATGGTTGATGTTGGCGGCACATGAGGAGAGCTCACGATATATTCCCCAATTAGGGGATGAAGTTGTCTATCTGAGACAG GGGCATCAGGAGTATTTTGATCTTGGTAGTTTGAGAGAAGACCCACCTTGGGCATTTATAGAGGAAAGAATAAGAGCTGTGGAGTTTTGTAAAGTTCAAGACTTAGAATATTCTTTACTTCCAGGATCTGGGGATAGCTGCTGTAAATTGACCCTTGAATTTGTTGATCCTTCATCTGAGGTGTACTGCAAATCTTTCAAAATGACTCTGCCTGAAGTTACTGGATTCCCCGATTTCATTGTCGAGAAAACTCGATATGTTGCTGCCATAGAGAAAAAATGGTCATGTAGGGATAAGTGCAAAGTCTGGTGGAAAAATGATGGTGACGATGATGGTAGTTGGTGGGATGGCCGAATCGTGCAAATTCAGCCCAAAGCTCCTGAATTTCCTGATAGTCCATGGGAAATGTGTACAGTTCTGTACAAGACTGTTCCTAAAGAGACACAGCTACATAGTCCTTGGGAGCTTTTTGATAACGGTATTGAATGGGTGCAGCCCCAGATTGATAATAAGAGCAAAAACAAGCTGCATTCAGCCTTGGCCAAACTAGAGAAATCAGCCAGCAGTCGTCAG GATTCATTAGGGATTAATAAATTGAAGCAGCTTCAGGAAAAACCAAAGTTCACAAATTG GTGTGCAGTTCCAGTATCTCTTGACTTGATACAGAGTAGGTTAGAGAACGACTACTATCGAAGTTTGGAAGCACTGAAACATGACTTCAAGGTAATGTTGTTAAATGCGCAAGCCTATGTAGAAAGCCATGTGGAGTCTTCAGGGAAAACGAAACGCACAGCGGATAAAGAGTTTCTAGAGAAACTGCAATGCCTATCAGGCTGGTTCACAGAGACAATTTCGTCCCTGTAG
- the LOC126790904 gene encoding glucan endo-1,3-beta-glucosidase, basic vacuolar isoform, protein MAMFTVSLSFTTSIMFLLGLLVTILSIPGAQSVGVCYGMLGNNLPSHSEVISLMKSNNFDRTRLYEPNHAAFEALRGSNIELILGVPNWQLRDFAVNPSSAQNWVQTNVLNFYPSVRIKYIAVGNEVSPVNGDTSLAEFLLPAMQHVYQAVRAANLHDQIKVSTAIDTTLIGVSYPPSAGAFRDDVRGYLDPIIGYLVYAQAPLLANIYTYFSYAYNPTDISLPYALFTSPSVVVWDDGKGYQNLFDAMLDGLYSALERAWGGSLEVVVSESGWPSAGAFGTSPENAGTYYSKLIQHVKGGTPKRPGKAIETYLFAMFDENQKNPELEKHFGVFYPNKQPKYRLMNFEGGRLETQYNATSSLKSDM, encoded by the exons ATGGCCATGTTTACTGTATCTCTTTCATTCACGACTAGCATCATGTTTCTTTTGGGACTCCTGGTTACAATCCTTTCTATACCAG GTGCTCAATCAGTAGGTGTTTGCTATGGAATGTTGGGCAACAACCTCCCCTCTCACTCGGAAGTCATATCTCTCATGAAATCAAACAATTTCGATCGCACAAGACTCTATGAACCAAACCACGCTGCTTTTGAAGCTCTCCGAGGCTCCAACATCGAACTCATCCTCGGTGTCCCAAACTGGCAACTTCGGGATTTCGCTGTCAACCCCTCCAGTGCCCAAAACTGGGTACAAACAAATGTCCTCAACTTCTACCCTAGCGTCAGAATCAAGTACATTGCCGTTGGAAATGAAGTAAGCCCCGTCAACGGAGACACATCTCTGGCTGAGTTCCTCCTCCCCGCCATGCAGCACGTGTACCAGGCAGTCAGAGCAGCCAACCTACATGACCAGATCAAGGTCTCTACCGCCATTGATACGACCTTAATAGGAGTCTCTTACCCTCCATCAGCTGGCGCGTTTCGCGACGACGTGAGAGGCTATTTGGATCCAATTATCGGCTACTTGGTTTATGCTCAAGCACCACTGCTTGCTAACATCTACACATATTTTAGTTATGCCTATAACCCTACAGACATCTCTCTTCCTTATGCCTTGTTCACTTCGCCTTCGGTTGTTGTTTGGGACGACGGTAAAGGATACCAAAACCTGTTTGACGCGATGCTGGATGGATTGTACTCGGCTCTTGAGAGGGCTTGGGGTGGTTCTCTGGAGGTTGTCGTGTCCGAAAGCGGATGGCCATCGGCAGGTGCCTTTGGAACGTCTCCTGAGAATGCTGGGACTTATTACTCCAAATTGATTCAGCATGTGAAAGGGGGCACCCCGAAGAGGCCTGGTAAAGCCATAGAGACTTACTTGTTTGCCATGTTTGATGAGAACCAGAAAAATCCAGAGCTGGAGAAACACTTTGGCGTTTTCTACCCAAATAAACAGCCAAAGTATCGGCTCATGAATTTCGAGGGAGGAAGATTGGAAACTCAGTATAATGCTACCAGTTCTCTCAAGAGTGATATGTAA